In Calliopsis andreniformis isolate RMS-2024a chromosome 9, iyCalAndr_principal, whole genome shotgun sequence, the genomic window AAAGAAAATATCTGCATTCTATGTATTTCTTCTTCATATTGCTCAAATATTCAGGTCCATTTCATAGCTTATCTTAGCTTTTGTTTCATCGTCATTTAATATTTCAGATTTATCTGATATTTTAAATACATTGAAATTTAAAATCAAATTGCATTTAGCACTTTCAAACcatgaattaaaataaaatgttttgTTTTACCTTCTTTTAATTGTTCAAGTGAAATCTTATTCATTCCTTGGGGTTTTGTCTTAAACTTAAAGtgctattttatttgcatttgctTTGGTGGTTGAAGTAACATTTGACTTAAAACGGTTTGACatttaatatataatttttagtccaatattcaaaaatatttaaaataccatTTGAATATATTAGAACTTATATTTCTTGAATTTCTTATTCTTGGAAAAAATACTTTCTTCTCAAACATTTCTTTCCCAATTTAacataaaattgagaatatGTGTATTTCTATGTCTACAAAAGAAGCACCAAAGTATTTAATAAATGCAGAAACAAAATCATGGATACTTAAAAAAGTAGAAAGTGAtggatcaaaattattaaaaacattTATTTGATTATCAAGCTAATGCAGAATCTATAAACTGTGAAAAAGTTGTCTCTATgcatttcttttttcattttcgcTATTTAGAATCATgttattttatatgaaattaaaaTGATAATTGTAAAAAGAAACGAGCGTTTTATCAGAGAATTTTCatgtataaaaaaattgtttttttgtTAATTCGGATAGTAGTGGTTCTGCCGTATTTCTAGttcaaattttattcaatttctttTTCCCTTGAGCTTTGTATAAATTTGTCGTGCGTGTTCTGTGCATAACACGCCACGGCCATCTCGTCATGGTGGGCAAATGTATTTATGCTCATCTACCCATATTCCTTCTACTTTTTACTCCTTGGTGATAACGAAGAATCACTATACATAAATCGTCACAAAGATATTTGGTAATTGCGTTTCGTTGTCACCGAAACTGATCATGAGTCGTATCGTTTGAgcattttttaatcattttgacTCCCTATAGTGAAACTTTATGCTAAACATTGGAagttttaattcttttttttgcgttgcatctttatcaatTTTTTGCTCGCATGGTTACTAATTTTCGTTCGGAACTTTTTTTTAATAAGAATCGATTGAAGAAATTCGAACTACACATGAAAATCTTTGAAAATCTCTGTAGGTTATTCTGAGAATTTCTTTTTGATCGATGTTTATGATGAAATTTCGTAAAGTTCTTTCATTTAGCTTCTTTCATTGGAACTCGAAAAATCGAACACTACGTCAGCGAGAAATTTCGTTGCACTTCAGTTTACTTCAGAACTTGTTTTGTAATACTGTTTTCTTGTAGTATAATGAGGTCAAATAATTTTTTACTGAAATTAATATAATTGTACAAACGATGAGTGAAAATAAATTAGTGTATTAGATTATCAGTtttaattactcattttataataaaacagagtgtaatgtattttaatattttgagtgatataaaaaatgatttctATAAATTAGTCTGTACAAAACAATTTCTACAATATTTTGCTTATGTATAAATTGATTATCAGTAAATGGAATAAAAAAATCACAATATCATTTTTTCTATATATCTTATGTCAGtatgaattttattgtattatagttGAAGTATATCTTAATAGTAGTAAATCTATTTTATTGGAATTAaaagatttatttatttctttgcACAAAATGATCACTTATAAATGTGTTTatctatattaaattattttaggTTTTTCCTAAGgctgattatttaaaaataaaaacatggTATCGACTCGTCAGTCAAGTAATATGGGAGGAAGTAGTGGAGGTGGACCAGTTGCAGAGGTTGCAGATGTGAGTCTATCTAGAAGACATCAATCTATAGCAATGACTAATTCTTACAATGGAACATCCGTTTCGGATCCACCTTTTACTAGTAATTTGAATCTTCCTGATTTACCAGTTGAAATTCTTGAAAAGATTTTCAGTTATTTGGACTATAATACAGTAGCTCATTTACGTCTAGTAAGTAAAAATTCCAGTCATAGTTAAATGTTGTATCTTATATGTaatttaaaatgatatttaattGATATAAGATGTGCAAGTTTACAGTACTTTAAAtatcatttatttttttttgtaggTTTGTCACCAGATGGATCGTGTTTGTGGATCAATTTTAAATTCTACATTTCAAAAGCTTCAAGCACAAATGTTAAGTCGTTTTCAGGCAATTAAAGCACAGATGCCAAGGCGTGAATCGGCACGTCGTAATCATCCGTTAGCTTGTGAATCAGATATTATAGAAACCCTTCACATGCGACTTACTTTACTTCAAATGAGTTTTGGCAAACATATTGAACGTAAACATTGTTGTTTTTTCCCTGGAGAGGTAAGTTAACACTTCTTTCGGTAAtttaattttgttatttattaaGCTAAAACATCTAAAATATGATTAAATAATAGTAGTACTATCAAGTAAATGAAGACTctaatttttaattacattttagaTTTTAGATGAAGTTTATCGCATTTTACATTATATTAAAGTTACTCCAAAATTAGCCAGACCGTATAAAGTTACAGATGAGTTATTTGATTTAAGCACTATGGCAATGGAATACTTTAAGGAACGTATTGAACCAACATTACCAGAAATTCCGTATTTTGGAGCTGATTTCTTAGATCTTGCTGGAACCTTTTCTTGTGAGCAAATACTCGGAATATTTAAAGTCCTTCAAACCTGATTTAACTTTCTTAGATGGCTATGTGATATTCATAtataaatttcttaaaaatgttATAGCTTCTAGTACCGTAACACCTTTAACTGTTGGAAGTGGTCAGGGAGGTAGCAATAGTGGAGAAGAAGGATCCCCACCACATTCTTCAGATGATCCAGGTCTCTTGGAATCCAGTGTATCACCTCCACAATCGAATATGGTGTTACGAAAACGGATTCGCAAGATTAAACAAGGCATGAAGAGATATAATAGCCAGTTAACACTGATGCGTAGAGATTTGAGAAGTTGCAAGGCAAAAATAGCAGAACAACAGAAGCAGATAGTTGAATATGCTACACGCCTTGATGAAAATGATAAGAAGAACGAGGAGACCTCTCGTAAATTTAGCACGCTCTTACAGGTATTTACTAAGGTACACTTAGTAACATATGTACATTTTCAGTACTTTGCAAATAATGCATGAcataaaatattcatatttatatatataaacaCCTTTAGTCATGTACATATTTAATGAAAATTATCAGTATAGTGTAGAAACAAAAATCTAACGTGTTTAAAAGTCAAGGTAAAATTATTGAACATTTAAATATGTTCTAAGCATTAATTATCATACAGTTTGGTAAATCGTGGTTATATATTCTGTAGGAATTGAACAAGTGTAAAACAGAGCTTCAGTATTGGCGATCTAAGTCGCCAGCGATACCAGTATGTGTGGTTTGTGGTCAGTCTGTGTTGGTACCAACAGAAGACAATACACAAGCTGCAATCAACCAAGGTGTATTGCCAGAGACACCCGATGAAGGATTAGACTTTATTCCTATAGCAGACGCGCAGAGCCCCACAGAAGTGGCTCCGCAACCTGTAGTTACACAGCCTTCATCGCCACCACCGACCGTGGAAATGGCACCTCCAAAGGCTCCTGTGCCTTCATTATCTTCAAAACGGAAATCGAGCGCAGAGGAGATACCGACCGACGCCGCAAAGAAACCTCGTCGTACTGCCAAGTCACGTCAGGTCAAACGTTCAAAGATATAAATCTTTTCTGATCATGGTACAAAAAAAATATCTATCTAACATCCTTACTGGGTTTTCGAAAGAGATCTTTCTATATTTAAAGTAAACGTGTTTCTTTACGTCAGCGAACGGATGATCTTagataaagtacaaaattcttTCCTGCGAACGTCCTGCAATTTCGCGCAACGAACGTCGTTTTGCAAAATTCCAGCCATGTCGGTTACCGCGCGAAGGGAATTGACACGATTAATTTTCCTATTTTGTTAGGGACGCATTCGTCACGTACATACACACACTCATGGTGACGTCTACAAATATTCTAAATGATAGCTGATCATTCGCTTCGTTCGTAAAGTAACAGATAAGCAACTTTTTTCGGACCCTTTTaattatcattactattattctcACAACGGTATACACAGGAATAACGGAAGGATTGAATTTTATGTGAAATGTTTATTTAAAAGCGAAATGTCACGCTATAGAACAGATTAAATTTGTCATGAAGTGATGCACGTACAGGAAATTCACCTTCTGCGTATCTTGAATACATAGGAATGCACTAATTTATAATTTACTAGACAAGCGTTTTTGATAGTTTCATTTTGCAGTAACAACATTTCTGTctgaattattttattaatgaTTTATTAATTCAATACATGTTAGATAACACAGGAATACATGCATAATGTAACATCTCTAATCATGTTTTGGTACTTTATAGACACAAAATTAATTTCCCATTGTACACATTGCAGTTTATGACAATTTTAATTACAAAAATTCACTGTACGTGATAAATTTTGTGCTATGTAGGTGAAAGGATATTCTTGTCTTTACagaaatttttatataaaaatttcgAGTGGACATTACATATGATTCTAGCAAATTTTATTTTGCAGTATCAATAAATAAGTacctgagaggactgagtgggaCTGGTTCGCGCAGGTACTCcaagttcatcaatattcatatcAATTTTCTAATTTATCTAAGTCTGCTCAATTGAACAAGAAAGGGAAATAGTTTCTCATTACAGTAATTTGTGTATACCATTTACACCATGATAAATTTAGCCACGAAATGTATAGTGAAAGTCAAAGgctttgaaatttgaattgcTTTTTTGGATAATGGACATGTGATATCGATTTATTTCTTTGATTATCGATGATCGAATTTGTAATTTAATAGAGCAGCTCACCCACACGAAATCAAAACACTTTAAAATGATATAAAATTTTGTAAGCCTTATAAAATGCGATGTTAGAGAGAAAGTGAATTGAGCGAAACATGCTAAATACCTTAAAGGTGTTACTTTTTTTTAACACGCCATTCTTTGAACGTGCGAACATTTTCGCTGAATGGTGTATATTGCAATATTAATAGCGCTAGGAAATTATTTATAGGAAAATGATTAATCCGATTATTTAAACGAATTTTTGAAATACCAAGTTTTTAATTTATCAACTGTGTTGTTTAAAATTTACTAATTTCATACTATGTATATCCGTGAAGGAAACAGTAAAGAACAGtggaaacaattatttaattaaatcgATCGACCTTCTCGCGTTTATGTAAATTTCTTTTATAATCGGACGGATTACCCTGCGCGATGCTCGATGATCGGTCTGTATAGattcaattaattattttatttgcaCCAATCCTAATTAATCTCAAAGATGCATAGCTTGAAATATTGTGAGTTATTATTATTCATGATTCTAGTTAATAAATATAAAGGATAATGATAATAAGTAAATGatactttattataaatatataaatatatgaatatatatatGAGTGCGGTACTTGCCAGACATGCAAACCACACAGAACAGTTTAGTTTAAACTTTAAATGGAACAATAAGATATGATAATTAATTAATGATGAAATAATTatcgaaatatatatatatattattatatatatatatataattttttatcgATGTCGAAAATTAATTAGGAAAAAAGAAATGAACTTAGCGAGCGGACAGAAAACGTGTACATCGTGACACGCGTGTATGTGAGAATTTGAGCGAGAGAATATAAGAGCGCgtgatataaatataaatataaatatatatatatatgaaaaaTACTAAATTCAAACTTAATGAGAATTTACGATGTGATGCTTTATCGATTTAACTGCGGGAAAGTGACctttattcaaataaaatacaTGTGGGGCGTTTCTGGCTACAGAAGAAAACACAAAGAAAAATGTGTGAATTTTACTTAATGTGTTACGTTGAATAGGATTGCGGGGGCGGGCGTAATTAATTCGCCGTGTCGGAAATTTTTAAACGCTTGCACTGTATGCTTATGTCGCGAGTACGTTTcaatagaaaaaaagaaaatatggtTCACTAAACCATACGGTAAGATTACATTTTAGGCTCCGTGACGTGCAAGCATGCGATACAGAATTTTCAAAGAATTGTATCCGCGAATCGATTGTCGAACGTATGTATGTGTATGTACACCGTGTCGTACAcctattgaaatatttacactTCCGACGATACACGTTGCCAGTTTATTCTTTTAAAAATAGTTCACTGTCCTCGGCTTTCCGACATCATCCGTCCCCGAACGATACAAATATAGCGTTGTGTACTCGTATATTGAATCTACTAAGGATATGCAATCGAATATAACGATGGATACACAATTAGAAGTAGACTAATTTTCCTAATTAGTAGCGCTGTGCGTTTCAGATTCGCGAGCAAAACTGCACAGAGAACGatgattttcaatttttcgattCGTCACGAATTAATCCGAGGACCATGTTCGTTCGCGGTATGTATATACTTAGCAAGAGGTGATGGTCGCCGGATCAGGTACACAAATAAGCAATTACGAAGGATAAATATTACCATACACGTGTACTTCGAAATTTACACATACACGAGatatggaacatagaaatacaaTTACCAGCGTTACGGCCTGAAACGTCGTACCGCCAAGAAATATGAGTTATCTTAAAGGGTTTTACATGTATTAAAGTGAttgtaaatatatatacatatatacatgtgtatatgtatatatgtatatacatgtgtatatatagctatatgtatgtgtatatacatatgtatgtgtatgtatatgtatatacaaatatatatattaGATACACcttataataaacgtaatttaaCATAAAACATACCCCTAAATGCCTTTTCTATTCACGCCGCCTCAAAGCAAATGTTGctgaaatattttcaatatttttacgaAATTGAAAGTGAATTAAATTACTCCAGCAGATTTACCGCAACCTTGACTTTCATTTTCGTCTGCTAGACTTGCACGTGGCTCCGTTTGACAGTTTTCTATTCCCTTTGTTTCGATAGGTGGCGACCCTGTTCTTTACAAGTGTCGATCACTCTCAGCAGTTGCATTTCCGTCGAAGATGGCAGTAACCATTTTATAGTTTTGATATTTTACGATATATCTTCGagattgtttattatgattcgaTACGACAATTGTATCTCGCGCGGGTACGAGTCTCTCCGAGGATAATGCATTTCTATTAAAGTGACAGCTCCTCTATCGGATGCTTATGGATAACTGTGACCTATAACTCGGCACGGTGCATCCTACTTGTTGCAACTCTGTTGTAACCTTTCCACGTGTGCATTTCTATTTCATTCTGTCTCTTTCTCGCGTTGATCTTCAGTAAACAGATTATTGACGTAATGGCAGATACGTTGCACAAAGACGGATACGAGATATGTAAGTAGAATTGAATTTTGTCACTTGAATTCTGTGTGGTCATATCGTCGTTATGATCGATGATGTTATAAACAGTATTGTGGGTGGATGAAATATGAGAAGTTGATGTATGTAGCAGAGGGCAAAGGTAATGATACGATTTAGTGTTAGAATCAAGGCTTCTACATTGTTTACAGTTTTTGTACTTGACAAGGTTCTACTCAAATTATtcaatgttatattttttttatggatATTTTGATAGATTAAGAAGTACTTGTTTTGAATATAAACCTGTTAATAGAATATTTATACATCTACTTATTGTGCGTCTTATACAGAGTTCTTTGATATTTATCTTTTCTATATAAATGAATAGCAAACTTAGCTATGCGCAGTGGAAGTAGTAACATGGGAACAGACAGTGATATGAAGCTAGAACCGTCTAGTCCTACAGAAAAGTATACCTTTTCTCGTTGTAGTAGTACTGGATCAGTAAATACTCCGTCTTCTTCTGCTCATAACACAggtaaataatttaattaaatcttGCTGTATCTTTAAAAGTAAATAATAATTGTACTTTCAAAAGAATTGTGTGAAATTATTTGTAGAAGATGAAGACAGTGATAACAAAAATTCGACTATAAGTTACAAAGAACGTAGAAGGGAGGCACATACTCAAGCAGAACAAAAGCGAAGAGATGCCATTAAAAAGGGATATGATTCTCTTCAAGATTTAGTTCCTACCTGTCAGCATACTGATTCATCTGGTTATAAACTTTCTAAAGCTACTGTACTTCAGAAATCAATCGATTATATTCAGTTCATGCTGCAACAGAAGAAGAAACAGGAAGAAGAACGTAATGCATTGAGAAAAGAAGTTGTTGCTTTGCGTATAATGCAAGCTAATTACGAGCAAATTGTTAAAGCACATCAAACTCAGCCAGATCATGCAGAAATGAGAGTTTCGGATGAAACTAAATTTCAAGTGGTATGTTTAAAATTTGGATATAATTCTTTTGTCTTGATATAATATTACCtgaaaaatataattgaaatattattgCAGTTCCAGGCAATCATGGATCGGCTTTTTCAAACATTTAATAATATATCTGTAGTAAACTTTTCAGAGTTATCTGCATGTGTATTTAGGTGGTTGGAGGAACATTGTAAACCTCAGGTAAATATATTGCTCCCTGAATTATAATAGAATTGCCCAGTGTAATTTTTTGCTTGTAATATTGAATAAACATGTAATAAATGTTTCAGACTTTGCGTGAAGTAGTATTGTCAGTACTCCAGCAGCTTAACAGCCAAATCAGCTAGTCTAATATGTTACTAGAATTCATGGTTACACAACATGATTTCTGTAAAAAATTTTTCGCGGTACTTagatcaatcatcagtagagttACCAGAAAGGATGGGAGTATGCGTGTTATATGCAATACGGGTAGCATAATGATCGTATGAAAAATACAgatagaaatttattttatatactaATTCTGATGTAGATATATCCATGTAACATATAAAGAATGTTCTTATGCCATTATTGGTGACCAAACGATGTTAAATATTTTTACCACAGattttttattacataaatTTTGCTGCGTATATATGATACacaatgtatgtacatatatgtatgaaTGTATTTGAATATGTACATAATACATTAATCTGCAATATAGCAGTTTGAAACCATAATATAATCCTGTGTGTTTGTATTTTCTATTTACAGTATTTTTAATTTCGTTCCCGAGTAGTTCTTCCCCCCATTATTATCAATTCTTATGTATAACGATTTATACATTGATGCTAACTTTTTATTCAGATTACACTTATTTATACTTTCTCGGACTCTGTAGGCATACTTTCTCCTTGTGTGATATCATTCAAGACTATCGCGTCATCCATTTTAAGCCTGTTAGGGTCATCAGTTTCATGTCGAGGACTTTGGGGGCGTCGTCTCTTTGTCCTCTCTTCAGGCCTACAGCACAGATCTCGAAAAATACAAGCATAGCAGGCTAGCAATGCGCTCATCATCATTAAACCGCCAATCGCGAGAATGACCACTAAAAAGATCGATATTTCGTCACCCATGTTCTGTTTCCAATAACTTTGCTAGCCAACAATTAAACCATCTGTAACACAAATAATCATTATGCATTATTGGGTAAGTAAATGAACAAGATTTTAGATTTTTTTGTCGATTTAAATTTTGTGGAAATGCTATCGAATAAAGTGCCAATAAAAAACACAACTTTATTTCTACCTTCAACCTTATCAAGGGAAGTTTCGAATTGTCTTTTTTACGACAGCCATGAAAGTTGCGTCCTTCGTGCAATACATTTTATGATACTATCTTAAAACCTACTTTCGATAAAGTAATGGAGCACTTTTTAAGCGATTAATTAgataaaaatttattatatttttttgcgAATAAA contains:
- the Bigmax gene encoding helix-loop-helix-leucine zipper transcription factor bigmax isoform X1, giving the protein MKYEKLMYVAEGKANLAMRSGSSNMGTDSDMKLEPSSPTEKYTFSRCSSTGSVNTPSSSAHNTEDEDSDNKNSTISYKERRREAHTQAEQKRRDAIKKGYDSLQDLVPTCQHTDSSGYKLSKATVLQKSIDYIQFMLQQKKKQEEERNALRKEVVALRIMQANYEQIVKAHQTQPDHAEMRVSDETKFQVFQAIMDRLFQTFNNISVVNFSELSACVFRWLEEHCKPQTLREVVLSVLQQLNSQIS
- the LOC143183810 gene encoding uncharacterized protein LOC143183810 translates to MGDEISIFLVVILAIGGLMMMSALLACYACIFRDLCCRPEERTKRRRPQSPRHETDDPNRLKMDDAIVLNDITQGESMPTESEKV
- the Bigmax gene encoding helix-loop-helix-leucine zipper transcription factor bigmax isoform X2, giving the protein MADTLHKDGYEISNLAMRSGSSNMGTDSDMKLEPSSPTEKYTFSRCSSTGSVNTPSSSAHNTEDEDSDNKNSTISYKERRREAHTQAEQKRRDAIKKGYDSLQDLVPTCQHTDSSGYKLSKATVLQKSIDYIQFMLQQKKKQEEERNALRKEVVALRIMQANYEQIVKAHQTQPDHAEMRVSDETKFQVFQAIMDRLFQTFNNISVVNFSELSACVFRWLEEHCKPQTLREVVLSVLQQLNSQIS
- the Dmpd gene encoding F-box protein dampened isoform X2: MVSTRQSSNMGGSSGGGPVAEVADVSLSRRHQSIAMTNSYNGTSVSDPPFTSNLNLPDLPVEILEKIFSYLDYNTVAHLRLVCHQMDRVCGSILNSTFQKLQAQMLSRFQAIKAQMPRRESARRNHPLACESDIIETLHMRLTLLQMSFGKHIERKHCCFFPGEILDEVYRILHYIKVTPKLARPYKVTDELFDLSTMAMEYFKERIEPTLPEIPYFGADFLDLAGTFSSSSTVTPLTVGSGQGGSNSGEEGSPPHSSDDPGLLESSVSPPQSNMVLRKRIRKIKQGMKRYNSQLTLMRRDLRSCKAKIAEQQKQIVEYATRLDENDKKNEETSRKFSTLLQELNKCKTELQYWRSKSPAIPVCVVCGQSVLVPTEDNTQAAINQGVLPETPDEGLDFIPIADAQSPTEVAPQPVVTQPSSPPPTVEMAPPKAPVPSLSSKRKSSAEEIPTDAAKKPRRTAKSRQVKRSKI
- the Dmpd gene encoding F-box protein dampened isoform X1, which translates into the protein MVSTRQSSNMGGSSGGGPVAEVADVSLSRRHQSIAMTNSYNGTSVSDPPFTSNLNLPDLPVEILEKIFSYLDYNTVAHLRLVCHQMDRVCGSILNSTFQKLQAQMLSRFQAIKAQMPRRESARRNHPLACESDIIETLHMRLTLLQMSFGKHIERKHCCFFPGEILDEVYRILHYIKVTPKLARPYKVTDELFDLSTMAMEYFKERIEPTLPEIPYFGADFLDLAGTFSSSSTVTPLTVGSGQGGSNSGEEGSPPHSSDDPGLLESSVSPPQSNMVLRKRIRKIKQGMKRYNSQLTLMRRDLRSCKAKIAEQQKQIVEYATRLDENDKKNEETSRKFSTLLQVFTKELNKCKTELQYWRSKSPAIPVCVVCGQSVLVPTEDNTQAAINQGVLPETPDEGLDFIPIADAQSPTEVAPQPVVTQPSSPPPTVEMAPPKAPVPSLSSKRKSSAEEIPTDAAKKPRRTAKSRQVKRSKI